The Antarcticibacterium flavum genome contains the following window.
TATCGAACGGACTTGAATTGGCGGGTAACAACGTCAGACTGAAAATCCTGTTCCTGCTTTATGAAGAGAAACAACTTTGCGTTTGCGACCTGAGTGATGTTCTTGGAATGACCATTTCGGCAGTTTCTCAACACCTGCGAAAACTCAAAGACCGAAAACTCATTGAAACAGAAAGGCAAGCACAGACCATTTTCTATTCGCTGACAAACGAATACAAAAACTTGCTTGAACCGTTTTTCATAATACTTGACGAAAACAAAATTTTGGAGACAATATGAAAAAGGACAATAAACTAATCGGAGCAGGAATTTTAACGGCATTCGCTGCTTCTCTATGCTGTATTACACCAGTTTTGGCACTAATTGCAGGAACAAGCGGACTTGCTGCCTCTTTTTCGTGGCTTGAACCTTTCCGACCGTATTTAATTGGTTTGACAATTTTGGTTCTTGGTTTTGCTTGGTATC
Protein-coding sequences here:
- a CDS encoding ArsR/SmtB family transcription factor, whose product is MENNSCIRQQADIKQINRCKDRVAELNGSFDYLSNGLELAGNNVRLKILFLLYEEKQLCVCDLSDVLGMTISAVSQHLRKLKDRKLIETERQAQTIFYSLTNEYKNLLEPFFIILDENKILETI